In Choloepus didactylus isolate mChoDid1 chromosome X, mChoDid1.pri, whole genome shotgun sequence, a genomic segment contains:
- the SERTM2 gene encoding serine-rich and transmembrane domain-containing 2 yields the protein MTEVHFKYHGNLTGRAHFPTLATEVDTTSDKYSNLYMYVGLFLSLLAILLILLFTMLLRLKHVISPITSESTESVPQFTDVEMQSRIPTP from the coding sequence ATGACGGAGGTGCATTTTAAGTACCATGGAAATCTTACTGGGAGGGCCCATTTTCCCACCCTGGCAACGGAGGTTGACACCACCTCAGATAAGTATTCCAACCTATACATGTATGTGGGCTTATTCCTGAGCCTCCTGGCCATTCTCCTCATCCTGCTCTTCACAATGCTTCTTCGGCTGAAGCATGTCATCTCGCCCATTACCTCTGAGAGCACAGAAAGTGTTCCTCAATTCACAGATGTAGAGATGCAGAGCCGAATCCCCACCCCTTAA